The Desulfohalovibrio reitneri genome contains a region encoding:
- a CDS encoding Do family serine endopeptidase: MSYRRFFTSLASIWLVFALAHGASAAQLPNFVDLADEAGKAVVNISTVKTVEGQQRLRDFFRFHPGPEGGPMEDFFEQFERFFRQNPNGRNPEQAPKHQQTSLGTGFIISEDGYIVTNNHVIAGADEVSVNLFDSEESIPAEIVGRDQETDLALLKIETDRELTTLEFGDSAQARVGEWVMAIGNPFGLGHTVTAGIISAKGRVIGAGPFDNFIQTDASINPGNSGGPLIDMDGRVIGVNTAIIAAGQGIGFAVPSSMVRDIITQLKTKGEVERGWLGVTIQDVDEDVAKALDLPEPRGALIAGVIEGDPAAEAGIKTQDVIQAVNGESVADSSELLKAIAGLKPGDKVRLKVWRKGRTLNLTATLGQRDTEKLAQSRRGPSPESPSGDVAGLNVRPVTEQEARALGLQRPQGLLVQDVAPGSAGAEAEIRPGDVILEVNQEPVDSVSAFKRIYENEGKEKGVLLVLLKRQGQNLIRTITVDQGN; encoded by the coding sequence ATGTCGTACAGACGTTTTTTCACTTCCCTGGCTAGCATCTGGCTGGTTTTCGCGCTCGCCCACGGCGCCTCGGCCGCCCAACTCCCGAATTTCGTCGATCTGGCAGACGAGGCCGGCAAAGCCGTGGTCAACATCTCCACGGTCAAAACCGTGGAGGGCCAACAGCGACTGCGCGATTTCTTCCGTTTTCATCCCGGTCCCGAGGGCGGGCCAATGGAAGACTTTTTTGAACAGTTCGAGCGTTTCTTCCGGCAGAACCCCAACGGCCGCAATCCGGAGCAGGCTCCCAAACACCAGCAGACCTCCCTGGGCACCGGGTTCATCATCTCTGAGGACGGCTACATCGTGACCAACAACCACGTTATCGCCGGAGCGGACGAGGTATCCGTCAATCTCTTCGACTCTGAGGAAAGCATTCCAGCGGAAATCGTGGGGCGCGACCAGGAAACCGACCTGGCCCTCCTTAAAATCGAGACCGACCGCGAGCTGACAACGCTTGAGTTCGGCGACTCCGCCCAGGCCAGGGTGGGCGAATGGGTCATGGCCATCGGCAACCCCTTCGGACTGGGCCACACCGTCACCGCCGGCATCATCAGCGCCAAGGGCCGCGTCATCGGCGCCGGTCCCTTCGACAACTTCATCCAGACCGACGCCTCCATCAACCCCGGCAACTCCGGCGGTCCGCTCATCGACATGGACGGCAGGGTCATCGGCGTGAACACGGCCATCATCGCCGCCGGGCAGGGCATCGGCTTCGCCGTCCCGTCCTCCATGGTCAGGGACATCATCACCCAACTCAAGACCAAGGGCGAGGTAGAGCGCGGCTGGCTCGGTGTGACCATCCAGGACGTTGACGAAGATGTGGCCAAGGCCCTGGACCTGCCCGAACCCCGCGGCGCGCTCATCGCCGGGGTCATCGAGGGCGACCCCGCCGCCGAGGCCGGCATCAAGACGCAGGATGTCATCCAGGCCGTCAACGGCGAGTCTGTGGCGGATTCCTCCGAGCTGCTCAAGGCCATCGCCGGACTGAAGCCGGGTGACAAGGTCCGCCTCAAGGTCTGGCGCAAGGGCAGGACCCTCAACCTGACCGCCACTCTGGGACAGCGCGACACCGAGAAGCTGGCCCAATCCCGCCGTGGCCCCAGCCCCGAATCTCCCAGCGGCGACGTGGCGGGGCTGAACGTGCGTCCCGTGACCGAGCAGGAAGCGCGCGCCCTGGGCCTGCAGCGCCCGCAGGGCCTGCTGGTGCAGGACGTGGCCCCTGGATCCGCCGGAGCCGAGGCCGAGATAAGGCCCGGCGACGTGATTCTGGAGGTCAACCAGGAACCCGTGGACTCGGTCAGCGCCTTCAAGCGCATCTACGAGAACGAGGGGAAGGAGAAAGGGGTGCTGCTGGTGCTGCTCAAGCGCCAGGGGCAGAACCTCATCCGGACCATCACGGTGGACCAGGGCAACTAG
- a CDS encoding TadE family protein yields the protein MRLGKERGSSIIEFALIFPLFLMLALGVVETGNMFRAWLTLTKSAQAAARFAATGQGVEEGDRLQRIRLKAREWESALPGSSPSMDVAICSWPGWQTDGDCIEDNAGEPCQAVEIRTGMSYSPVTPLVGDLLPAQIQLEASDRKVNEPWRRCD from the coding sequence ATGCGCCTTGGCAAAGAACGCGGATCCAGCATCATCGAATTCGCCCTGATCTTTCCACTGTTCCTCATGCTGGCGCTGGGGGTGGTGGAAACGGGCAACATGTTCCGCGCCTGGCTCACCCTGACCAAGTCGGCCCAGGCCGCGGCCAGATTCGCTGCCACAGGCCAGGGGGTGGAGGAAGGAGACCGGCTGCAACGCATCCGGCTCAAGGCCAGGGAGTGGGAGAGCGCCCTGCCCGGCTCCTCGCCGTCCATGGATGTGGCCATCTGCAGTTGGCCGGGCTGGCAGACGGACGGCGACTGCATCGAGGACAACGCGGGCGAGCCCTGCCAGGCTGTTGAGATCCGCACGGGCATGTCCTACAGTCCCGTCACTCCGCTGGTGGGCGATCTTTTGCCCGCTCAAATCCAGCTTGAAGCCTCCGACAGAAAGGTCAACGAGCCCTGGCGGCGCTGCGACTGA
- a CDS encoding pilus assembly protein TadG-related protein — MPINPFSVGPFCKSWLKGRLSFRPAPACHCHKRNGQEGSSPILMALLLPVLLGMAGFAVDLGNLYLSHNKLQSAVDAGALAGSLELPADPDLDKGIVEQAVQDMVAENYPGAVVENVDPGSEVRSVVVRASAEVPMLLMGALGANAKTVRAEAEAGFNNIEVVLVLDNTGSMKGTPIAMTKDAAENLIDLILPDGAHPDCKVGLVGFRGKVKVGDGVDGLPGGCRNADGSVNEVGLHPDHMDDYYDLPWYYRQRVDMDTCSDLPETLPLTDDKYTINQALSQHTAEGAASGTVISEGVKWGRHVLTPEAPYEEGSDDDRTRKIMILLTDGDTEDGFCGGRYAVGYTPNNYWTNAYFRMGDDESHCEDGGALNQALLDEAQAAKDAGVEIFTIRYGNSDTTDVWLMKQVASSREGTDDHYFNAPTSYDIDDVFKKIGRQLGWRLLR, encoded by the coding sequence ATGCCTATCAATCCATTTTCAGTGGGCCCATTCTGCAAAAGCTGGCTGAAGGGCCGCTTGAGCTTTCGGCCCGCACCAGCATGCCACTGCCATAAGCGTAACGGGCAAGAGGGTTCCTCGCCCATTCTGATGGCCTTGCTCCTGCCGGTCCTGCTGGGCATGGCCGGATTCGCTGTGGATCTAGGCAACCTCTACCTTTCCCACAACAAGCTCCAGTCCGCGGTGGACGCGGGCGCCCTGGCCGGCAGCCTGGAGCTGCCCGCCGATCCCGACCTGGACAAGGGCATCGTGGAGCAGGCGGTGCAGGATATGGTGGCCGAGAATTATCCCGGGGCTGTGGTGGAAAACGTTGATCCCGGTTCAGAGGTGCGCAGCGTGGTGGTCAGGGCCTCGGCTGAAGTCCCCATGCTGCTCATGGGCGCGCTTGGGGCCAACGCCAAAACCGTGCGGGCGGAGGCCGAAGCGGGTTTCAACAACATCGAGGTGGTGCTGGTGCTGGACAACACCGGTTCCATGAAGGGAACTCCCATCGCCATGACCAAAGACGCGGCCGAAAACCTCATAGACCTCATCCTGCCGGACGGGGCGCACCCGGACTGCAAGGTTGGGCTGGTGGGCTTCCGCGGCAAGGTGAAAGTCGGCGACGGCGTGGACGGCCTGCCGGGAGGCTGCCGCAACGCGGATGGCTCGGTCAACGAGGTGGGACTGCACCCGGATCACATGGACGATTACTACGACCTGCCCTGGTACTACCGGCAGCGGGTGGACATGGACACCTGCTCCGACCTGCCCGAGACACTGCCCCTGACCGACGACAAGTATACCATCAACCAAGCCCTGTCCCAGCACACCGCCGAGGGCGCTGCGTCGGGCACGGTCATTTCAGAGGGAGTGAAATGGGGCCGCCACGTGCTGACCCCCGAAGCACCCTACGAAGAGGGGTCCGACGACGACCGCACCCGCAAGATCATGATTCTTTTGACCGACGGCGACACCGAGGACGGTTTCTGCGGCGGACGGTACGCCGTTGGCTACACTCCCAACAACTACTGGACCAACGCCTACTTCCGCATGGGCGACGACGAATCCCATTGCGAGGACGGGGGAGCGCTGAACCAGGCCCTGCTGGACGAAGCCCAGGCCGCCAAGGACGCCGGGGTGGAGATCTTCACCATCCGCTACGGCAACTCCGACACCACCGACGTGTGGCTGATGAAACAGGTGGCATCCTCTCGAGAGGGGACGGATGACCACTACTTCAATGCGCCCACCTCATACGACATCGACGATGTCTTCAAAAAGATCGGCCGCCAGCTCGGCTGGCGCCTGCTGCGGTAG
- a CDS encoding TadE/TadG family type IV pilus assembly protein gives MKKPRSTTQGRDPESGIMAAEFALLLPVLAMLVALAVEGGNALRTYSIIQEASREGARMVLRQGDTANTGQLVSAMAKDLPGGPPATSVQMQDKKVTVEVTHAYQSIFSGPILQKLAEGPLELSARTSMPLP, from the coding sequence ATGAAGAAACCACGCTCCACCACACAAGGCCGAGATCCGGAGTCCGGCATCATGGCCGCCGAGTTCGCGCTGCTCCTGCCGGTGCTGGCCATGCTGGTGGCCCTGGCGGTCGAGGGCGGCAACGCCCTGCGGACGTACTCCATTATCCAGGAGGCCAGCCGTGAAGGAGCGCGCATGGTGCTGCGCCAAGGCGACACGGCGAACACAGGCCAACTGGTGTCGGCCATGGCCAAGGACCTGCCCGGCGGTCCTCCGGCCACATCCGTGCAGATGCAGGACAAGAAAGTAACCGTCGAGGTGACGCATGCCTATCAATCCATTTTCAGTGGGCCCATTCTGCAAAAGCTGGCTGAAGGGCCGCTTGAGCTTTCGGCCCGCACCAGCATGCCACTGCCATAA
- a CDS encoding sigma-54-dependent transcriptional regulator, which produces MAARILIVDDDIAFQGMLREAIEEKGFETDCAGSAEEGIERAGEGSYDVVLLDVRLPGMSGIEAIPGFREISPESEIIVMTAYAEKDPALEAIRRGAYDYFTKPFSLSEMEIVLRRAMEKQRLQRQVRSLRRTMGDSGPMARLIGRSEPMLRVKELIERVAPLETGVLIIGETGTGKELVTDTIHALSSRADKPLIKLNCAAIPENLLESELFGHEKGAFTGATSMKRGKFELASGGSILLDEIGDMPLHLQPKLLRTVEQKQVERVGGDKSISCDVRIIAATNIDLAQRVREKAFREDLYYRLNVALISLPPLRERKDDLPILSEAFVERLNTKLGTRIKGVSPAALKAMHAFDWPGNVRQLANVLERAVIFCRGEVIEPEDIDFGVSGTPQPHSPGPAPAGGGLPQVPLRQAVNEYEKTLILTALRQSDGIQTEAARLLGISPKNLWNKIQKHAIDPNELPA; this is translated from the coding sequence ATGGCTGCACGCATACTCATCGTGGACGACGACATCGCATTTCAGGGAATGCTTCGCGAGGCCATCGAGGAGAAGGGCTTCGAGACGGATTGCGCCGGCTCGGCCGAGGAGGGCATTGAGCGGGCCGGGGAAGGCTCGTACGATGTTGTCCTGCTGGACGTCCGCCTGCCCGGTATGAGCGGCATCGAGGCCATTCCCGGCTTCCGTGAGATATCACCGGAGTCCGAGATTATCGTCATGACCGCCTACGCGGAAAAGGACCCCGCACTGGAGGCCATTCGGCGAGGGGCCTACGATTATTTCACCAAGCCGTTCTCCCTTTCCGAGATGGAGATTGTTTTGCGCCGGGCGATGGAGAAACAACGCCTGCAGCGACAGGTGCGTTCCCTGCGTCGGACAATGGGTGATTCAGGGCCGATGGCCAGGCTCATCGGCCGCAGCGAACCCATGCTGCGGGTCAAGGAGCTCATCGAGCGGGTGGCTCCCCTGGAGACCGGCGTGCTCATTATCGGCGAGACCGGCACCGGCAAGGAGTTGGTCACGGACACCATCCATGCCCTCAGCAGTCGGGCGGACAAGCCGCTCATCAAGCTCAACTGCGCGGCCATTCCGGAAAATCTGCTGGAATCCGAACTGTTCGGCCACGAGAAGGGCGCTTTCACCGGGGCCACCTCCATGAAGCGCGGCAAGTTCGAGTTGGCCTCGGGCGGGTCCATCCTGCTGGACGAGATAGGCGACATGCCCCTGCACCTGCAGCCCAAGCTGCTGCGCACCGTGGAGCAGAAGCAGGTGGAGCGGGTCGGCGGCGACAAGTCCATCTCCTGCGACGTGCGCATTATCGCGGCCACCAACATAGACCTGGCACAGCGTGTGCGGGAGAAGGCCTTCCGCGAGGACCTCTATTACAGGTTGAATGTGGCCCTGATTTCGCTCCCCCCACTTCGGGAACGCAAAGACGACTTGCCGATTTTGTCCGAAGCCTTTGTCGAGCGTCTGAACACCAAGCTCGGCACACGCATCAAAGGGGTCAGTCCGGCCGCCCTCAAAGCCATGCACGCTTTCGACTGGCCAGGCAACGTGCGCCAGTTGGCCAATGTGCTGGAGAGGGCCGTCATCTTCTGCCGCGGTGAGGTGATCGAGCCGGAGGACATTGACTTCGGAGTTTCCGGAACCCCGCAACCCCATTCCCCCGGTCCCGCGCCCGCGGGCGGAGGTTTGCCGCAGGTTCCCCTGCGCCAGGCGGTCAACGAGTACGAAAAGACACTCATCCTGACCGCGCTTCGGCAGTCGGACGGTATCCAGACCGAGGCCGCCCGTTTGCTGGGCATCTCGCCGAAAAACCTCTGGAACAAGATCCAGAAACACGCAATCGATCCGAACGAACTCCCAGCCTGA
- a CDS encoding Flp family type IVb pilin — MFNAIKNFVKQEEGATALEYGLIAALIAAAIVTAVTTLGTNVSNTFDNIATSVGGATSGG, encoded by the coding sequence ATGTTCAACGCCATCAAGAATTTCGTGAAGCAGGAAGAAGGCGCCACCGCTCTGGAGTATGGCCTGATCGCCGCCCTGATCGCCGCGGCCATCGTCACCGCCGTCACCACTCTGGGCACCAACGTCAGCAACACTTTCGACAACATCGCCACCAGCGTGGGCGGCGCCACCAGCGGCGGCTAA
- a CDS encoding A24 family peptidase gives MQAHIIFLFIVLGIACVTDLRDQRIPNLLTYPAMAMALTFHAMHGGWDGLLFGLAGWGAGLGLMLLPHFMGVMGAGDVKLMAVVGAVMGPAGALSAFVLTSLAGGVYALVMLAIHWRVAGRVLIGLLQAVSLMPATGGMQYQPRAEMPRLCYGLAIAVGSVAACLLQPGLA, from the coding sequence ATGCAGGCCCACATCATATTTCTCTTCATCGTGCTGGGCATCGCCTGCGTAACCGACCTGCGCGATCAACGGATACCCAACCTGCTGACCTACCCGGCCATGGCCATGGCCCTGACCTTCCACGCCATGCACGGCGGGTGGGACGGGCTTCTTTTTGGTCTGGCCGGATGGGGCGCGGGATTGGGGCTGATGCTTCTCCCGCACTTCATGGGTGTCATGGGTGCGGGCGATGTCAAGCTCATGGCCGTGGTCGGCGCCGTCATGGGTCCGGCCGGGGCCTTGTCGGCGTTTGTGCTGACCAGCCTGGCCGGGGGCGTCTACGCCCTGGTGATGCTGGCCATCCACTGGCGGGTGGCCGGGCGTGTCCTCATTGGCCTGCTGCAGGCCGTCTCCCTCATGCCCGCCACCGGGGGCATGCAGTACCAGCCGCGGGCGGAAATGCCCCGGCTCTGCTACGGCCTGGCCATCGCTGTCGGCTCTGTGGCGGCCTGCCTGCTGCAACCCGGACTGGCCTAG
- the cpaB gene encoding Flp pilus assembly protein CpaB, whose amino-acid sequence MRKSRALIQLFLALLLAGGAGFLVLSMSASKPKEAEQPPPRIETTDVAVASTILKAGEKIDAESVRMVPYLEESMPDGCFTDLAELEGRVVLTPMGKGEPVTRGKLVDKDSAVGGVSALIGDGKRAMAVKGNKVMGLAGFVRPGNKVDVLVTLEDGRRKSRTKVVLENVPVLATGEKLEALEDGTQAPVDVYTLEVAPEESERLALAATKGTLHFALRGMSDNATILTHGVDVDRALAAYKPKPPPRPRRHPPHRVEIITGAERTAKKF is encoded by the coding sequence ATGCGTAAGTCACGCGCTCTGATCCAACTTTTCCTGGCCCTGCTGCTGGCGGGGGGAGCCGGATTTCTTGTGCTGAGCATGTCCGCCTCCAAGCCGAAAGAGGCCGAGCAGCCTCCTCCGCGAATTGAAACAACGGATGTCGCCGTGGCCTCGACGATACTCAAGGCCGGGGAAAAGATCGACGCCGAGTCCGTGCGCATGGTCCCGTATCTCGAGGAGAGTATGCCCGACGGCTGCTTCACCGACTTGGCCGAACTCGAGGGCAGGGTTGTTCTCACCCCGATGGGCAAGGGCGAACCCGTGACCCGCGGCAAGTTGGTGGACAAGGATTCCGCTGTGGGCGGGGTCAGCGCCCTCATCGGCGACGGCAAACGGGCCATGGCGGTCAAGGGGAACAAGGTTATGGGGCTGGCGGGTTTCGTGCGGCCGGGCAACAAGGTCGACGTGTTGGTCACATTGGAGGACGGCCGTCGCAAGTCCAGGACCAAGGTTGTATTGGAAAACGTTCCCGTGCTGGCCACCGGCGAAAAGCTGGAGGCCCTGGAAGACGGAACCCAGGCTCCGGTGGACGTCTACACCCTGGAGGTTGCACCGGAGGAGAGCGAACGGCTCGCTCTGGCGGCCACCAAGGGAACCCTGCATTTCGCCCTGCGTGGCATGAGCGACAACGCCACCATACTTACCCATGGGGTTGACGTGGACCGAGCCCTGGCCGCTTACAAACCCAAGCCGCCTCCCAGACCCAGGCGGCATCCGCCACACCGTGTTGAAATAATCACCGGTGCCGAGCGCACCGCCAAGAAGTTCTAG
- a CDS encoding type II and III secretion system protein family protein: protein MLRAILLSLFLLLLPQEAQAAPSPEIDPVRLEMSVGKSRIVRTEAKVSRISLASPEHADIILLSPTQVYIRAKQAGSTNLTLWNDNERLSGVFDLVITPDVAPLKEMLHRVLPEEPRIKVLTANDSVTLSGPVSSSTNLAAAMSLAEAYAPDKVINLMHVGGVHQVMLEVRVAEMSRSLARRLGVNLSYVFEGQLLQGQLGYTFLKKLTGFDKEGRFILADNVNSALTLKQGDVYYSAFIDALKENGLVKILAEPNLVCLSGEEADFLAGGEIPVPVPQGLGTVGIEYKSFGVSLSFKPTVLSQERLSIQVEPEVSELDFTNAIDMSGVTVPAISTRRASTRVELKSGQTFAIAGLIRDNLREAAARFPVLGDVPVLGSLFRSSEFQKDQTELVILVTPHLAKPLDKRAEKLPTDGLNEPNDLEFYMLGMLEGAEKSPDAGRAPAPPSGGKRTGFDGDFGQILPGEEQ from the coding sequence ATGCTGCGCGCCATCCTGCTTAGCCTGTTCCTGCTGCTTTTGCCGCAGGAGGCCCAGGCCGCGCCCTCGCCGGAAATAGATCCCGTGCGGCTGGAGATGTCCGTGGGCAAGTCGCGCATCGTGCGGACCGAGGCCAAGGTCTCCCGGATTTCCCTGGCATCTCCCGAGCACGCCGACATCATCCTGCTGTCGCCGACCCAGGTCTACATCCGTGCCAAGCAGGCCGGGTCCACCAACCTCACCCTGTGGAACGACAACGAAAGGCTGAGCGGCGTTTTCGATCTGGTCATCACGCCTGACGTGGCTCCCCTCAAGGAAATGCTGCACCGCGTCCTACCCGAGGAGCCGCGGATCAAGGTCCTCACGGCCAACGATTCGGTGACTCTCTCCGGACCGGTCTCCAGCTCCACCAACCTCGCCGCGGCCATGTCCCTGGCCGAGGCCTACGCCCCGGACAAGGTCATCAATCTGATGCATGTCGGGGGAGTGCACCAGGTCATGCTGGAGGTGCGGGTGGCGGAGATGTCCCGCTCCCTTGCCCGGAGGCTTGGCGTCAACCTCTCCTACGTATTCGAGGGGCAACTTCTGCAGGGACAGCTTGGGTACACATTCCTCAAGAAGCTCACCGGATTCGACAAGGAAGGGCGCTTCATCCTGGCCGACAACGTCAACAGCGCACTGACCCTCAAGCAAGGCGATGTCTACTACAGCGCGTTTATCGACGCGCTCAAGGAAAACGGCCTGGTCAAGATTCTGGCCGAGCCCAACCTGGTCTGTCTCAGCGGCGAGGAAGCTGATTTCCTGGCCGGCGGAGAGATTCCCGTGCCTGTGCCCCAGGGGCTCGGCACCGTGGGTATCGAGTACAAATCCTTCGGCGTGAGCCTCTCCTTCAAGCCCACCGTGCTTTCGCAGGAAAGGCTCTCCATCCAGGTGGAGCCGGAGGTGTCGGAACTCGACTTCACCAACGCCATCGACATGAGCGGCGTGACCGTCCCGGCCATCAGCACCCGCCGGGCCTCCACCCGCGTGGAACTCAAGAGCGGGCAGACCTTCGCCATCGCCGGTCTTATCCGCGACAATCTCCGAGAGGCGGCGGCACGTTTTCCCGTGCTGGGTGATGTCCCGGTGCTGGGGTCTCTCTTCCGCAGCTCGGAGTTCCAGAAGGACCAGACCGAACTGGTTATCCTGGTCACTCCCCACCTGGCCAAGCCCCTGGACAAACGGGCCGAAAAGCTGCCCACCGACGGCCTCAATGAGCCTAATGACCTGGAATTCTACATGCTGGGCATGCTGGAAGGGGCAGAGAAGTCGCCCGATGCCGGGCGCGCCCCCGCCCCCCCCTCCGGCGGCAAGCGCACCGGTTTCGACGGAGACTTCGGACAGATTCTGCCCGGGGAGGAACAATGA
- a CDS encoding AAA family ATPase, translating to MRTIQVSLAVKDEELRGRMAEAVKRDESFVLQNAGSPVEGSLLVFQPGEEPLQDLDRLARVIGRGVVRDAFFLAPSRDADLLVEAARAGVREILLPPFGEEEVASALRRYASRTGQDSLPHASPGGGGRLAVVASAKPGCGATTTAVNLALAAAKAARGARVVLADFARPRPEISLHLDLEHQYDWSEAVGDSDRLDTSFVDGLLAEHESGVALLACPKDVDKQDLGAEQASLLAQRLTETADLVIADLGSDLDEASIALLERADNAYLMLDGGLASLAAAKEVVDALRTAEASFEEGVKLVATRCSKSAISKADAQELLGKSIHHRLPADHERCLASLNQGRPLLLSSPGCPLSKAYKSMAKEFGLKAVSRSRGGSPGLPRWLGGSRNPVPA from the coding sequence ATGCGGACCATCCAAGTATCCCTGGCGGTCAAGGATGAGGAACTGCGCGGCCGCATGGCTGAGGCCGTGAAGCGGGACGAATCCTTTGTCCTGCAGAACGCGGGATCTCCCGTGGAGGGGAGCCTGCTGGTTTTCCAGCCCGGCGAGGAGCCGCTCCAGGACCTGGACCGACTGGCCCGGGTCATCGGCCGCGGCGTGGTGCGCGACGCCTTTTTCCTGGCCCCCTCGCGAGACGCCGACCTGCTGGTGGAGGCGGCCCGGGCGGGAGTCCGCGAGATTCTCCTGCCGCCGTTTGGCGAGGAGGAGGTCGCCAGCGCCCTGCGGCGGTACGCATCCCGCACCGGGCAGGATTCCCTGCCCCACGCTTCTCCCGGCGGCGGAGGCCGCCTGGCGGTCGTGGCCTCGGCCAAGCCGGGCTGCGGAGCCACCACCACGGCGGTCAATCTGGCCCTGGCCGCGGCCAAGGCCGCCCGGGGAGCCAGGGTGGTTTTGGCGGATTTTGCCCGGCCCAGGCCGGAGATTTCCCTGCACCTCGACCTGGAGCACCAGTACGACTGGTCCGAGGCGGTGGGCGATTCCGACCGGCTGGACACATCCTTTGTGGACGGGTTGCTGGCGGAGCACGAGTCCGGGGTGGCCCTGCTGGCCTGTCCCAAGGATGTGGACAAGCAGGACCTCGGCGCGGAGCAGGCTTCCCTGCTCGCCCAGCGTCTGACCGAAACCGCCGATCTGGTGATTGCCGACCTCGGCAGCGATCTGGACGAAGCGTCCATCGCCCTGTTGGAACGGGCTGACAACGCCTATCTCATGCTCGATGGCGGTTTGGCCTCCCTGGCAGCGGCAAAGGAGGTTGTGGACGCGCTGCGCACGGCCGAAGCCTCTTTCGAGGAGGGGGTGAAGCTGGTGGCCACACGCTGCTCCAAGTCGGCCATTTCCAAAGCGGACGCTCAGGAGCTGCTGGGCAAATCCATTCACCATCGCCTCCCGGCGGACCACGAACGCTGCCTGGCATCGCTCAACCAGGGGCGTCCCTTGCTTCTTTCCTCGCCCGGTTGCCCCTTGTCCAAGGCGTACAAGTCCATGGCCAAGGAGTTCGGCCTCAAGGCGGTCAGCCGTTCCAGAGGGGGTTCGCCCGGGCTGCCGCGCTGGCTGGGCGGCTCGCGAAACCCGGTGCCCGCGTAA
- a CDS encoding CpaF family protein: MDLATRLSKSKARRSSGDLREQAGGENRAPMRPASRKGRDDEREAAERFFDLKTKIHDRLIDLLDLSILDDLPTDEVRGEIARAVERILREDFGRAPLSAQERLNLISEVQDEVLGLGPLEPFLKDETVNDILVNTYRQIFVERGGRLELAQARFKDDGHLRKIIDRIVSQVGRRVDESSPMVDARLLDGSRVNAIIPPLALDGPSLSIRKFSKDPLELDDLISFKAIPPQMGEVLKAIVRSRLNVVISGGTGSGKTTLLNVLSRFIPREERIVTIEDAAELQLKQVHVVRLETRPANIEGRGEVTQRDLVKNCLRMRPDRIIVGEVRSSEALDMLQAMNTGHDGSLTTVHANSPRDALMRLETMVSMAGMNLPTLAMRRFISSAVDVIIQATRLADGTRKVISFQEVTGMEGEMITMQEIFSFEQTGVDAEGKVQGHFRTVGVRPMFADKLASMGAKLPENIFNPGKLDV, encoded by the coding sequence ATGGATTTGGCCACGAGACTGAGCAAGAGCAAGGCGCGCAGGTCGTCCGGCGACCTGCGGGAGCAGGCGGGCGGGGAGAACCGTGCGCCCATGCGTCCGGCGTCCAGGAAAGGGCGGGATGACGAGAGGGAGGCGGCCGAGCGGTTCTTCGACCTCAAGACCAAGATTCACGACCGGCTCATCGACCTACTCGACTTGTCCATTCTCGATGACCTGCCCACGGACGAGGTGCGTGGGGAAATCGCCCGGGCCGTGGAGCGCATTCTTCGCGAGGATTTCGGCCGCGCTCCGCTGTCCGCCCAGGAGCGGCTGAACCTCATCAGCGAGGTGCAGGACGAGGTGCTGGGGCTGGGGCCGCTGGAGCCTTTCCTCAAGGACGAGACGGTCAACGACATCCTGGTCAACACCTACCGGCAGATCTTCGTGGAGCGGGGCGGACGGCTGGAACTGGCCCAGGCCCGCTTCAAGGACGACGGCCATCTGCGCAAGATCATCGACCGCATCGTTTCCCAGGTGGGGCGCAGGGTGGACGAATCCTCGCCCATGGTGGATGCCCGTCTCCTTGACGGCAGCCGTGTCAACGCCATCATCCCGCCGCTGGCCCTGGACGGTCCCTCGCTGTCCATACGCAAGTTCTCCAAAGACCCCCTGGAGCTGGACGACCTGATCTCGTTCAAGGCCATTCCGCCGCAAATGGGCGAGGTGCTCAAGGCCATCGTCCGCTCGCGGCTGAACGTGGTCATCTCCGGTGGTACGGGCAGCGGCAAGACCACCCTGCTCAACGTGCTCTCCCGCTTCATCCCCAGGGAGGAGCGCATCGTGACCATCGAGGACGCGGCCGAGTTGCAGCTCAAGCAGGTCCACGTGGTCCGCCTGGAGACCCGTCCGGCCAACATCGAGGGGAGGGGCGAGGTCACCCAGCGCGATCTGGTCAAGAACTGTCTGCGCATGCGGCCAGACCGCATCATCGTCGGCGAGGTCCGCTCCTCCGAAGCGCTGGACATGCTTCAGGCTATGAACACCGGGCACGACGGCTCCCTGACCACGGTGCACGCCAACTCCCCGCGCGATGCCCTGATGCGCCTGGAGACCATGGTCTCCATGGCCGGCATGAATCTGCCCACCCTGGCCATGCGCCGCTTCATCAGCTCGGCCGTGGACGTCATCATCCAGGCCACACGCCTGGCCGACGGCACCCGCAAGGTTATCAGCTTCCAGGAAGTGACCGGGATGGAAGGGGAAATGATCACCATGCAGGAGATATTCTCTTTCGAGCAAACCGGGGTGGACGCCGAAGGCAAGGTGCAGGGCCACTTCCGCACCGTGGGCGTGCGGCCCATGTTTGCGGACAAGCTGGCCTCCATGGGCGCGAAGCTCCCGGAAAACATCTTCAACCCGGGCAAACTGGACGTGTGA